The nucleotide sequence CGGCGACGGCGACGCTGAAGCCGGCGTCGGCCCACGCGCTCAGCGCGGCGTCGCACCCATCGCCGGCGACGCGCTCAGGGGTGTCGGTGTCGGACGTGCACGCGGCGAGCAGCACCACGACGGCCACGGCGGCGCCCAGCAGGAATCTGGTCATGAGAGCGACGTTAGGAACCCGGGCGCGAACGCCGTGTGAACGAGCCCAGACGCGTAGGGTGGCTCACCGTGATGCGCATCGGGGTGGCCGGGACGGAGAGCAGCCACGTCGACCAGTTCGTCCGTCTGCTCAACGTCGAGCACCGGCACGGCGACGCCCGGGTCGTGGCGCTCGCCGGCGGCGACACCGAGCGCAACCGCGCCCTCGCCGCGGCCGCCGTCGACAACGGCGCCGGCAACGCCGAGGACGTTCCCCGCCTGGTCGGCGCGCCCGCGGACCTCGTCGGCCTCGTCGACGCGGTCCTCATCTGCACGCGCGACGGCCGGGCGCACCGGGCCGAGGCGGTCCCGCTGATCGAGGCCGGGCTGCCGGTGTTCGTCGACAAGCCGCTGGCCGGATCCGCGGCCGACGCGGCCGCCGTCGTCCACGCGGCCAAGAAACACGGCGTCCCGCTCTACGAGGGGTCGGCGCTGCGGTTCGTCCCCGCGATCGCCGAACTGGCCGGCGACCGCCCCAAGGCCGTCCACGTCACCGGGCCGGCCGACCCCGCCGGTCCCTCCGGCGGGCTGTACTTCTACGGCGTCCACCTGGCCGAGGCGGCCCTGCAGCTGACCGGCGACGCGGACGGCTTCGGCCCGGTCGACGTGCGGTCCGGCGACGGCGTCGTCACCGCGCTCACGACGCTCGGCGACACCCACGCCACGCTGACCTTCACCGCCGCGCAAGGCCCGTTCCACGCCACCGTCGTGCGGTCCGGCGGGGTCGACGCGCGCGAGCTGGCGCTGCCGCGCGACTACCTGGCGCCGGTGCTGGACCGGTTCATGGCCGTCGCCGCGAAGGGCGAGCCGCCGTCGGACGCCGAGGCGGCCGCGATGGTGGCGCCGGTCGCGCTGCTCGACGCGATCACGGCGCGCCTCTCCTGAACCAGGGCCTACTCGCCGCGAATGATCTTGCGCAGTCTCGCGTAGCGCTCGGCGTAGTCGCGCTCCGCGCCCCGCGTGCCCGGCTCGTAGTACTGCTTCTCCACGACGGTGTCGGGCGCGTACTGCTGCTCGACGACGCCGCGCGGGTCGTCGTGGGCATACGAGTAGGACGTGCCGTGGCCGAGCTTCTTCGACCCGGCGTAGTGCGAGTCGCGCAGGTGTGGCGGGACCGCGCCGGCCAGCCCGGCCCGCACGTCACCGACGGCGGCGCCGATGGCCTTCACCACGCTGTTCGACTTCG is from Jiangella alkaliphila and encodes:
- a CDS encoding Gfo/Idh/MocA family oxidoreductase, coding for MRIGVAGTESSHVDQFVRLLNVEHRHGDARVVALAGGDTERNRALAAAAVDNGAGNAEDVPRLVGAPADLVGLVDAVLICTRDGRAHRAEAVPLIEAGLPVFVDKPLAGSAADAAAVVHAAKKHGVPLYEGSALRFVPAIAELAGDRPKAVHVTGPADPAGPSGGLYFYGVHLAEAALQLTGDADGFGPVDVRSGDGVVTALTTLGDTHATLTFTAAQGPFHATVVRSGGVDARELALPRDYLAPVLDRFMAVAAKGEPPSDAEAAAMVAPVALLDAITARLS